One genomic region from Rosa rugosa chromosome 1, drRosRugo1.1, whole genome shotgun sequence encodes:
- the LOC133724454 gene encoding uncharacterized protein LOC133724454, which translates to MKAPRQRNSKVIKVPIKGRASKGGMGEQKSTSRTTQHCHREPGKGDDFFNEKDEHVSPCNAAKGLDLEISDDVQCSEPTKKRPFYGINGGKPLLPHSKIKLQLFPVNEGIRIGLEKDGFHPYLELTLRARKKISSVLKHLISKWGSSSAAVGEPVLFPYRIQDSVSSNRRWTLNDAETSAGDVYAAIESPEIFRLRYGWFSNEPKTSEKPSTSAYDKVDLQSESIQRATSTPAENAYEVENHTVLTSKYMESINERTDSNAEKISNVDADLLSDGQRRVDGKHALVVDTVTDISIGGLLSEASLQAKCNNGNKKQREKAKTPHPVGIKSDSKSFELWADCPSISIGGILSEVSLQGKINRFGAQSTMSNPSLQPAHSISDNLQGSRPSAHDSCLSILDAEETCHAFPSQKFSLGKDVLGIGGSCGGLSQNSGFKLFKFPLPAKGNRVAELPKDHARQVSNTERMNCSYLNNDERSLGLSGIKWTDSLGPFDLGLPVSQKLCNAESTSISGFVK; encoded by the exons ATGAAAGCTCCTAGACAGAGAAACTCAAAAGTGATCAAGGTTCCTATAAAGGGCAGAGCAAGTAAAGGTGGCATGGGGGAACAAAAATCTACAAGCAGAACTACACAGCACTGTCATAGAGAaccag GGAAAGGTGACGACTTCTTCAATGAAAAAGATGAGCATGTATCACCTTGCAATGCAGCTAAAGGATTGGATTTGGAGATTTCTGATGATGTACAGTGTTCAGAACCAACAAAGAAGCGGCCTTTTTATGGCATTAATGGAGGGAAACCACTTCTTCCTCATTCAAAGATCAAATTGCAGCTTTTTCCTGTAAATGAAGGCATTCGAATAGGATTGGAAAAG GATGGATTTCATCCGTATTTGGAACTCACTCTTAGAGCACGGAAGAAGATTTCTTCTGTTCTAAAGCACCTTATTAGCAAATGGGGCAGTTCAAGCGCTGCTGTTGGTGAGCCGGTTCTCTTCCCATACAGGATACAGGACAGTGTATCTAGTAACAGAAGATGGACGTTGAATGATGCTGAAACCAGTGCAGGAGATGTCTATGCAGCTATTGAAAGCCCTGAAATTTTTCGCTTAAG GTATGGTTGGTTCTCTAATGAACCTAAAACCTCTGAGAAGCCTTCTACATCAGCTTATGACAAGGTTGACTTGCAATCTGAAAGCATACAGAGAGCTACTAGCACCCCTGCAGAGAATGCATATGAAGTAGAGAACCACACTGTGTTAACAAGCAAATATATGGAATCAATAAATGAAAGGACAGATTCAAATGCTGAGAAGATTTCTAATGTAGATGCTGATCTTTTG AGTGATGGCCAGAGGCGGGTGGATGGTAAACATGCACTGGTTGTTGATACTGTTACTGACATAAGCATTGGAGGCCTCCTTTCTGAAGCATCCTTACAGGCTAAGTGCAATAATGGaaataaaaaacagagagagaaggCTAAAACCCCACATCCTGTGGGCATAAAGAGTGATTCAAAATCATTTGAGTTGTGGGCTGATTGTCCATCTATAAGCATTGGCGGCATCCTGTCTGAAGTATCCTTACAGGGAAAAATCAATCGTTTTGGTGCGCAATCAACTATGAGCAATCCAAGCTTGCAGCCAGCTCATTCAATTTCTGATAATCTGCAAGGTTCAAGGCCATCTGCTCATGATTCTTGCTTATCAATTTTGGATGCTGAAGAAACCTGTCATGCATTTCCCTCTCAAAAGTTTTCTCTGGGAAAAGATGTTCTGGGTATCGGAGGAAGTTGTGGAGGTTTGAGCCAGAACTCTGGTTTCAAACTGTTCAAGTTTCCTCTTCCAGCCAAG GGTAATAGAGTAGCTGAGCTTCCAAAAGACCATGCTCGGCAAGTATCTAATACAGAACGGATGAATTGTTCATATTTGAACAATGATGAACGGAGCCTTGGGCTATCAGGCATCAAATGG ACCGACTCTTTGGGGCCCTTTGATCTTGGCCTGCCTGTCTCCCAGAAGCTCTGTAATGCAGAGAGTACAAGCATCAGCGGATTTGTTAAGTAG
- the LOC133724453 gene encoding probable serine/threonine-protein kinase At1g54610 isoform X1 — translation MGCIQTKTNSPTHGPHGLDKLKVDHGYVKGGGEGKPFALKAPGKAPVRVNAEVKVDSGGGGGKGVVSRETERGNVSGRLTVTQTGGDDDEIVDGWPKWLVDNVPRDVLDGLVPKSADSYDKLAKVGQGTYSNVYKARDRDTKKIVALKKVRFDTSEPESIKFMAREIMILRRLDHPNVIKLEGLATSRMQYSLYLVLEFMQYDLTKIISRPEERLTEPQVKCYMQQLLSGLQHCHEKGILHRDIKPSNLLIDKNGMLKIADFGLANFFPPKQKRPLTSRVVTLWYRAPELLLGSTDYGVGIDLWSAGCLLGEMFVGRPIMPGRTEVEQLHRIFKLCGSPSDDYWKKMKLPTSFRPPHHYKPSFEEFFRDFSMPSFGLLITLLALDPTSRGSAASGLQSGFFSSSPSACDLSALPVLYKEEDDPAQRKDRKKRVYKVRQWSQTNRDFHQRRVQGRGEFGSLNEEKNAETGSTHSQEMGSIYSQDMGNTSVSSSASSCFRPSIHENLNASLSPIIRSHQKRFPSTEGHPNALKNINPDALKNINNFTLLQASIKDIVNHTEGGTYRRSHSTLDFRNFDPEKMFGFDKV, via the exons ATGGGGTGTATTCAGACCAAGACCAACTCCCCAACTCATGGACCTCATGGCCTCGACAAGTTGAAAGTTGATCATGGGTATGTCAAGGGAGGTGGGGAAGGGAAACCCTTTGCCCTGAAAGCCCCGGGAAAGGCGCCGGTGAGGGTTAATGCCGAGGTTAAGGTTGATAGTGGAGGAGGAGGTGGGAAGGGTGTGGTTAgtagagagacagagagaggcAATGTTTCAGGAAGGCTTACAGTGACGCAGACTGGaggagatgatgatgaaattgtGGATGGCTGGCCAAAGTGGCTTGTTGATAATGTGCCTCGAGATGTTTTGGATGGCTTGGTTCCGAAGAGTGCTGATTCATATGACAAGCTTGCTAAG GTAGGCCAAGGAACCTACAGCAATGTGTACAAAGCTCGTGATAGAGACACCAAAAAGATTGTTGCTTTGAAAAAGGTCCGGTTTGACACATCAGAGCCAGAGAGTATCAAGTTTATGGCGAGGGAGATAATGATATTACGGAGGCTAGATCATCCCAATGTCATCAAGCTTGAAGGACTAGCCACGTCAAGGATGCAATATAGTCTATATTTGGTCCTTGAATTCATGCAATATGACCTGACTAAAATAATCTCACGTCCTGAAGAGAGGCTCACTGAACCACAG gtaAAGTGCTATATGCAGCAACTGCTTTCTGGTCTCCAGCACTGCCATGAGAAAGGAATTCTACACAGAGACATTAAACCTTCAAACTTGCTAATAGACAAGAATGGGATGCtcaaaattgcagattttgggCTAGCGAACTTCTTCCCTCCCAAACAAAAACGTCCTCTTACGAGCCGAGTTGTGACTCTCTGGTATAGAGCCCCAGAGCTCTTGTTAGGCTCTACAGATTACGGAGTTGGTATTGATCTTTGGAGTGCAGGATGTCTACTGGGAGAAATGTTTGTAGGAAGGCCAATTATGCCTGGGAGGACTGAG GTTGAGCAACTTCATAGAATCTTCAAGCTTTGTGGTTCCCCCTCAGATGATTACTGGAAGAAAATGAAGTTACCAACAAGCTTCCGACCCCCACATCATTACAAACCTAGTTTTGAAGAATTCTTCAGGGACTTCTCGATGCCATCATTTGGTCTGTTGATCACTCTTCTTGCTCTTGACCCGACATCTCGTGGCAGTGCTGCTTCTGGTCTCCAGAGCGGA TTCTTTAGTTCAAGTCCATCGGCGTGTGACCTTTCAGCTCTACCAGTGCTGTATAAAGAGGAGGATGATCCGGCTCAAAGAAAGGATCGGAAGAA GAGGGTCTACAAAGTAAGGCAATGGTCTCAAACAAACCGTGATTTTCATCAAAGAAGGGTCCAGGGAAGAGGAGAATTTGGATCTTTGAATGAG GAAAAGAATGCGGAAACTGGAAGTACACACAGCCAAGAAATGGGAAGCATATATAGCCAAGATATGGGCAACACTAGTGTAAGCAGCAGCGCTTCCTCCTGTTTTAGACCCTCCATACACGAGAACTTGAATGCATCTCTTTCCCCAATAATCCGCTCGCATCAAAAAAGATTTCCAAGCACCGAGGGTCATCCCAATGCTCTCAAGAACATTAATCCTGATGCTCTCAAAAACATCAACAACTTTACTCTCTTACAGGCCTCTATAAAAGATATCGTCAACCACACTGAAGGCGGTACATACCGGAGATCTCATTCAACGCTAGACTTCCGAAATTTTGATCCTGAGAAGATGTTTGGATTCGACAAAGTATAG
- the LOC133724453 gene encoding probable serine/threonine-protein kinase At1g54610 isoform X2 has protein sequence MGCIQTKTNSPTHGPHGLDKLKVDHGYVKGGGEGKPFALKAPGKAPVRVNAEVKVDSGGGGGKGVVSRETERGNVSGRLTVTQTGGDDDEIVDGWPKWLVDNVPRDVLDGLVPKSADSYDKLAKVGQGTYSNVYKARDRDTKKIVALKKVRFDTSEPESIKFMAREIMILRRLDHPNVIKLEGLATSRMQYSLYLVLEFMQYDLTKIISRPEERLTEPQVKCYMQQLLSGLQHCHEKGILHRDIKPSNLLIDKNGMLKIADFGLANFFPPKQKRPLTSRVVTLWYRAPELLLGSTDYGVGIDLWSAGCLLGEMFVGRPIMPGRTEVEQLHRIFKLCGSPSDDYWKKMKLPTSFRPPHHYKPSFEEFFRDFSMPSFGLLITLLALDPTSRGSAASGLQSGFFSSSPSACDLSALPVLYKEEDDPAQRKDRKKVYKVRQWSQTNRDFHQRRVQGRGEFGSLNEEKNAETGSTHSQEMGSIYSQDMGNTSVSSSASSCFRPSIHENLNASLSPIIRSHQKRFPSTEGHPNALKNINPDALKNINNFTLLQASIKDIVNHTEGGTYRRSHSTLDFRNFDPEKMFGFDKV, from the exons ATGGGGTGTATTCAGACCAAGACCAACTCCCCAACTCATGGACCTCATGGCCTCGACAAGTTGAAAGTTGATCATGGGTATGTCAAGGGAGGTGGGGAAGGGAAACCCTTTGCCCTGAAAGCCCCGGGAAAGGCGCCGGTGAGGGTTAATGCCGAGGTTAAGGTTGATAGTGGAGGAGGAGGTGGGAAGGGTGTGGTTAgtagagagacagagagaggcAATGTTTCAGGAAGGCTTACAGTGACGCAGACTGGaggagatgatgatgaaattgtGGATGGCTGGCCAAAGTGGCTTGTTGATAATGTGCCTCGAGATGTTTTGGATGGCTTGGTTCCGAAGAGTGCTGATTCATATGACAAGCTTGCTAAG GTAGGCCAAGGAACCTACAGCAATGTGTACAAAGCTCGTGATAGAGACACCAAAAAGATTGTTGCTTTGAAAAAGGTCCGGTTTGACACATCAGAGCCAGAGAGTATCAAGTTTATGGCGAGGGAGATAATGATATTACGGAGGCTAGATCATCCCAATGTCATCAAGCTTGAAGGACTAGCCACGTCAAGGATGCAATATAGTCTATATTTGGTCCTTGAATTCATGCAATATGACCTGACTAAAATAATCTCACGTCCTGAAGAGAGGCTCACTGAACCACAG gtaAAGTGCTATATGCAGCAACTGCTTTCTGGTCTCCAGCACTGCCATGAGAAAGGAATTCTACACAGAGACATTAAACCTTCAAACTTGCTAATAGACAAGAATGGGATGCtcaaaattgcagattttgggCTAGCGAACTTCTTCCCTCCCAAACAAAAACGTCCTCTTACGAGCCGAGTTGTGACTCTCTGGTATAGAGCCCCAGAGCTCTTGTTAGGCTCTACAGATTACGGAGTTGGTATTGATCTTTGGAGTGCAGGATGTCTACTGGGAGAAATGTTTGTAGGAAGGCCAATTATGCCTGGGAGGACTGAG GTTGAGCAACTTCATAGAATCTTCAAGCTTTGTGGTTCCCCCTCAGATGATTACTGGAAGAAAATGAAGTTACCAACAAGCTTCCGACCCCCACATCATTACAAACCTAGTTTTGAAGAATTCTTCAGGGACTTCTCGATGCCATCATTTGGTCTGTTGATCACTCTTCTTGCTCTTGACCCGACATCTCGTGGCAGTGCTGCTTCTGGTCTCCAGAGCGGA TTCTTTAGTTCAAGTCCATCGGCGTGTGACCTTTCAGCTCTACCAGTGCTGTATAAAGAGGAGGATGATCCGGCTCAAAGAAAGGATCGGAAGAA GGTCTACAAAGTAAGGCAATGGTCTCAAACAAACCGTGATTTTCATCAAAGAAGGGTCCAGGGAAGAGGAGAATTTGGATCTTTGAATGAG GAAAAGAATGCGGAAACTGGAAGTACACACAGCCAAGAAATGGGAAGCATATATAGCCAAGATATGGGCAACACTAGTGTAAGCAGCAGCGCTTCCTCCTGTTTTAGACCCTCCATACACGAGAACTTGAATGCATCTCTTTCCCCAATAATCCGCTCGCATCAAAAAAGATTTCCAAGCACCGAGGGTCATCCCAATGCTCTCAAGAACATTAATCCTGATGCTCTCAAAAACATCAACAACTTTACTCTCTTACAGGCCTCTATAAAAGATATCGTCAACCACACTGAAGGCGGTACATACCGGAGATCTCATTCAACGCTAGACTTCCGAAATTTTGATCCTGAGAAGATGTTTGGATTCGACAAAGTATAG